In Rhizophagus irregularis chromosome 30, complete sequence, a genomic segment contains:
- a CDS encoding uncharacterized protein (SECRETED:cutsite_ILS-YF; SECRETED:prob_0.3330); SECRETED:SignalP(1-25), producing the protein MLGPLLLFLFILLLLVCYYRQTILSYFPSVNRRYQRLPAVFSSNSFHNDIENGLTSETFDLEQNIIDGDSRPGLEDSEEIKRIMKTDNVTFDQARLIRQQRKFKTNNIDPQTGLPKDPKLVTFS; encoded by the exons atgctgggcCCTCtcttactttttctttttattctattaCTTC TCGTTTGTTATTATCGACAAACTATACTTTCATATTTCCCTAGTGTAAATCGTCGGTATCAACGATTACCTGCAGtattttcttcaaattcattTCATAACGATATAGAGAATGGTTTAACTTCGGAAACTTTTGATCttgaacaaaatataattgatggTGATTCAAGACCTGGATTAGAAGATTCCGAAGAAATTAAAAGGATAATGAAAACTGATAATGTTACTTTTGATCAAGCGAGACTAATTAGACAACagagaaaatttaaaactaataatattgatCCACAAACTGGTTTACCAAAAGATCCAAAATTAGttactttttcataa